DNA from Jeotgalibacillus aurantiacus:
GTGACGAATGATAAGAAAGAAGGTGCCGTCCATGAATAATCAGCAGGGCAGCTTTTTCAGCGATACGATGGTGATTACGAAACGAAGTATCATAACGATTTTGCGGAATCCGCTGATCTTCATTCCAAACCTTGCGATCAGTATGTTTTTCCTGTTTGTTTACGAAGCGGGCTTAAGCGGGATTGCTAATCTTCCCGCCTTTGAAGGAGCGAATTATTTAGCCTTTATTTTACCCGTATCCATTGTTTCTGCTGCGATTGGCGGTGCCGGTGGAGCGGGACAGGCGCTTGTAAAGGACCTCGATAACGGATTTTTCTCGCGGCTTCTGCTGACACCAAGCTCACGACTTGCGATCGTGCTCGGACCGATTATTGCCGGGATGCTGCAGCTCGTGATCCAAGCCGGACTTATTATCTGCGTTGGTTTTTTCCTCGGC
Protein-coding regions in this window:
- a CDS encoding ABC transporter permease, giving the protein MNNQQGSFFSDTMVITKRSIITILRNPLIFIPNLAISMFFLFVYEAGLSGIANLPAFEGANYLAFILPVSIVSAAIGGAGGAGQALVKDLDNGFFSRLLLTPSSRLAIVLGPIIAGMLQLVIQAGLIICVGFFLGLEVAGGALGVVVVLLLTLGWGLAFAGYSVGVALRAKNAQSAQAGTFIFFPLIFLSTTFVPYELIDAAWLKVAASINPVTYLFEAMRAVLIDGFTDTWPIVLGFLVIIGLCAITITFSAVSAKKAVSTD